One Oncorhynchus kisutch isolate 150728-3 linkage group LG30, Okis_V2, whole genome shotgun sequence genomic window, ACAGCTCCTTTCCAAGTCAGAATCAGTCATGGGTTTGACGCTGGGATGCAGAGGGTCAGACTGTTGTCACAAAAACATGTGGACAGAAAACAGACTATAAGAGTGGTTTAGGCTACATCCAGTCAAATAAGAAACCACTTCTCACAAGGTTCAGATCTAACTTTCTCTTCCTTACAGTCAGAATACCAGCAAGAAATGGTACAATTCAAGAGAAGGTGACAAGTTAGCCTGTACAGCAAATATTCAAAACAATTGGGTCTACAATGACACCATACATAGGGAAATCTTATTGGCTTGGCCTAACATCTAAAGGCACCACTTTTCAAACGTGACAGAAAAATTGGCTATAGGCTACatctacacaggcagcccaattctgaaaTTGTTTCCACTACTTGGCCTTTTGCCCAATCACTTCAGATCTTTTCCCATCAGATATTTTTTGGGATCTGATAGGTCAAAGGACaaattagtgaaaaaaatatcagaattgggctgcctgtgtaaacaaagCACGTGTTACAGAAAACGAGGTGCATGTGAGCCGACTGCAGGCACAGGATAAGGCTAATTGAAATGGTTACAGGAAACATTGTTCTGCATGCCACTACAGATGTTGCATTCAGTTTACTTTAGGTCAACCCTTATATATGCTTTCCACAGCATGTGATCGATCTTTGCCAGACAGTGACCAACCTTTCATCATGTGAATTCAGTTGGCTCCTAATTTCATTAGGCTGTTACTGATTAGTATGTTTTCTAATCAGCTGCAGCCTGCGCTAACAAAGTGCTCAGTCAGGTAAGATACACTACatgtccaaaagtatgtggacacctgtttgttgaacatgtcattccaaaatcatgggcattaatatggagttgctataacagcctccgctcttctgggaaggctttccactagatgttgaaatattgctgcagggatttcagccacaagagcattagtgaggttgagcACTGACGTTGggctattaggcctggctcgcagtcagcattccaattcatcccaaaaagtgttcgatggggttgagatcagggctctgtgcaggccagtcaagttcttccgcaccgatcttgacaaaccatttctgtatggacttcgctttgtgcatgggagtattgtcatgctgaaacaggaaagggccttcaccaaactgttgccacaaagttggaagcacagcactctccagtcccgttctgtgagcttgtgtggcataTCACTTCGCAACTGAGcaattgttgctcctagacatttccacttcacaataacagcacttacagttgaccggggcagctcaagcagggcatacgtttgacaaactgacttgttggaaaggtggcatcctatgacagtgccacattgaaagtcactgagctcttcagtaaggccattctactgccaatgtttgtctatggagattgcatggctttgtgctcgattttatagaaCCTATCAGCAACCATGCTCTGaatgcatgtgtgggtatggatgtgggtaagCAGACAATCAAGCTACTACGGCCccccatgatgagttcagatttttttgtggctgccaccccatcaaagttgcctatCCCCGATCTAAAGCATATTGCATGAGAAGGTTCTTACCTAAAAAGGTCTTCCATCCCTATTCTATGCGGTTCAAATTAGGCCagaaaatgttttcccattcaaCAGTAAGAAGGCAAAAGCTGCCAAACCAGATCCAATCTGTACTAACAATCAGTTTTCCTTTTCTCCCCATATTGTCCCCTATAATAACTCATAGCTTTCTAGAAACATCCAAGTTGATAAGATATCAGGCCATAATAGAGCAATGTACTTGTTAACTAATTTAGGCACCACTTACTGCTATAGCCTAAATCTAGCAGGTTAGCTGTGTGGGAGAGGATAGATGATGATTATGTAAAcaagacatttcaacttcaacacaAATGGACAGTGAATTAGACAGCTCGGTCTTTCCTACTAGGTGGTGCCTATTGGAGCTCATACTTTTTGGGGAAAAGCATATCTTTTTTTGTATACTATCAGAAAAAAGGACATGTTTGACTTTCAGAAAAACATGTTGGTCAAGCTAtggcacttaaaaaaaaaatgctgggGTTTATTTTCCAACCTGTTAGCTGCATAATCCTAAATGGGTGGAATTTAACAGGGTGGGAATGTGGAGCCTAAATTAGCCATAGCTCTGTGAGTGAGCAAGATTGAGCTAGTATAATGGTGAACATTTGAGCACgattttaaaaacagataaaacagtgtttatatttatttagctTTGCACCATTGTTTTCCCACCAAATAAAttatgacacttcctgaatgtggtgtcattttAGGAAGGGCTTGTTTCTTAAACGGAGATTAACAACAAATTAACAGGGTGGAAAGTGATATCAGAAAATCTTAAATAAAATCATAAATACAATAATTATTAAAAAACTTTATTGATGAAAGACAATTTAACTAGGACTATAAAATAactaaaatattttatattttatggtTTATATTTCTCGTGGAAGTTGATGAATAACACCAGGGGACATGGCAAAAACGCCTACATCCACTGAAAGTGTTCAAAAGTCATAACATTTCCTCTCAAGAGACATATTTTTGAGGTAAAAGACACCCGACCTTATATTTAAAGTATTTTGGAATCCACATGTTACAGTAAATAAGAAGTGATATTTCCTGGGGACAGAATAATGCCTTGACACGGATTGACCAATGCGTATGGCCTGGCCTGTGTGACAGACTGGCTCGCTTCAGTGATGATAAAGAAAAACAGCAGGCTATTGAGAAATAGTTCATAGACTAGCGGTCAAAATAATATATGATCATCCTACCTGAGAAGAGCCTGGATAAATACCTTGTATACATCTACAATGACTGCGGTTCAATATCTCAATAATGTCTCCAAGGCGTCATTTCCGTACTTATTGGGTGGTCTTTCTCCCTTTTCTGTCTACATTCCGCGTGAAGGCCATTATATAGATGGTGTTTCGACGTCATCTTCACGAGCCAAATAAACGAGAGTACATCGTTCAAATACCAGTGTGTATACGTCCTCAACAGAGTACATTCAAAAAGGAAACGCTGTCGTATTTGTGTGAGCGTTTAAACTCCGCACGCGATACATAGACCTTTTGAAAATCTACATCCAACCCAATAAACAGAAATAATATAATTACTTCATATAAGCATTTTACAGGGGTTGCAGATTCAGTATTACGAACTGTGCGTAATGAACGCCCCCAACTAAAACGAGCTATTTGCGTGCAGATGATCGGCGCACAAACACGCGAGACAGAATAGTTAGCAACGGTGTGGTTTTCGTTCTTGGTTTTTCacttgtttagctagctaactcagTTTATTCGAAACACGGAAAAGGTTACTATCCATGCTTCTAACCATCGCTTACTATATCGTCGTAAGCGGACGTGGGAGAGAAAAGCCAGAAGGAAACTCCCCGGATGGACAACGAGAGGGCCTAACGTGTAAACAAAGCTTTCATCGTCTTTATTCAACGTTAAAATAATGTTTGGTGCTTCAAGATCTGGGGGTGTAAGGGGGGGGCAAGACCAATTCAACTGGGATGACGTGAAAGGCGATAAACACAGGGAAAACTACCTCGGTAAGTGGAGAAAAATGGGCATCAACCCATCGTCGCCAATGACCTTTGTCTACTGTAATTAACGATTCGCTTCTTTGCGAAGACAGCAGGGCGACTATCCAACTAATAATTCGGTCAAATGTTTCTAGTTAGTAACTAGCTAACTACTTTCTAGATGAAactagatacagtatgtaactACTTAGCAAGTTATAATAATCGACAATGTAGTTAGCTTTCCGCAATAAAGCAATAGGTTGTTAGCCTGTACTCATTTATTCTCGAGTGCCACGTTCTTACCTTTTTCCGAAGTGTAGTCAGTCCCTCATTAATGTTGCATTGCTTGTCAACAACTCAGATTGACTGCCTGGAATATACCTATTTTTTTTAACCCAGCTAGCTATGTTGGAATGCTGAATTTTGAGATGGAAACAAGCGCAAACAATTGACTGCTGCCAAGGAGAGCGGCCACGCACACTCGACTGCGGTTGGTCAGGGAATGCAATTATGCTAGTCTGCGCATATACATGGCTTGCTGTATTATATACATGATGTTATCCAAATTAATACACTGGTCACGAACGATAACTATTTCTCAAAGATTTTACACTGTGcagccaggaggagaggggtgtgtaTTTAACACTGCAACGttgattgtagaataatagttatgGCAATCACTTCTTTATGTAACTTTATTGCCTAAGCCATGTCTCTGATTTGGACATTAGTGCATTTGGAGTATATTTATATTGTTTCAACCCCAGGGAACTCTCTTATGGCACCAGTGGGGCGATGGCAGAAAGGCAAAGATCTGACGTGGTATACCAAAGACAAAAAAGGTGGTGTCAAGCCTATGTCAAGAGAAGAGGAGCTTGCTGCTGTGAAGGCAGCAGAGCAAGAGGCACTGCTGGCTGCCCTGTAAGTGGAACATCATACAGAAACGACTACCTTACAGAAATATTAGAGTAAAATGTCAAACTAATGTCTTATTCATTATTTTCAGAGGCCACAAGAATATAAAGAGACAACCATCTGGCCTGACCAAAGAGGTACTTTTTTTGCCTTCATAGGGTTTGAGACTCATTTGTATTATGTGCTTTTTGTTTACACAAGTTCTAGTATGTTTTGGGTTATAATCATGTCTTAATTTGATAGTATCACAACTGCATTAGACCAGGGAAGATGACATTTAGTTTAGTTTAAATCTCattcatttagttttttttttttgcatttgtcACCATGATTTAACGTAACTAGCCTAGTCATATTTTATCATACATCTTAAGGATGAATACGGGATTGCTTTTGTAATGCCGATTCCAATGTGTCCAACAGGACCTTGCAGATGTGTGCAGGAGGGAGGATGCGGAAGCTGAGGACAGAGATGTGGACAGAGTTTCTGGCCTTGGAAGCTCCGGGTAACTGACTGACCTGTTTGCAAAAGCGGTTGTTGCACAAATTCTGTTTTTAAAGCTGGGTTGATACTGTAGGAGACTTCTCaccaacaatattttttttaaatatacgtaATTTAGTAGACCCTCTTATCCTGTGCGACTTATAGGCGCAATTAGGGTCAAGTGCAttgcttggggattcgaaccagcaaccttttgattactggccGATGCTCTTTAACTGTGAGATTTTTCTTTTCTCCCACGTCTTCTAAGCGTTCTCTCAGGTCGCTCTTCACTCCTTTAGACTTTTTTTAGCAGCATATATGAGTCCATGACCGAGTATCCCCTTGATATTCAAGTGGAAGAAACAGTGGAAACATTATAGATTGGAGTGTACTAGTTGAGTAACTAGGAGTATGTTTTCTGTCACCAGTGCAACATCACGGAAAATGGTGTTCTCCCAACAGGAGAAGGAAGCTGCCAAAATAGGCTTGTCAGTCTTCACAGTAAGTTTGTTTATGCTCTCTGAGTAAAACATCCTCACGCAAAGGTGAGCCATCTAAAATAATACACAACTCAGTGTAGGTGTGTTAATCTATTTGTGTTAGCTACATATTTTTCAAACATGATTGATACCGCTTGGGAATTGATTCTGTAATAGTCATGTTACATGATTACGATCATAATGGAGAGCATTGTTTTCACAGCACCATAAAACAGAAGGGAAGTCTGGAAACCAGGAAGCCTCTGCCAGAAAAACATCTGcgaacacagagaaacaggatgtGGATCAAAGGTAGTGTGTTATTGATCACAGTGTGTTGACAATCAAATATCTGAGGTAAATTTCTTCAGATTACTGTCTCAAAAAAAACCTCAAAAGACTTGCCTGTTATACTTTCCCATCATAGACACGATAGCAGCAAAAAGAAGGAAAAGAAGCGCAAAAAGAAGAAAAGGCAGAGAAGAGACTCTTCCTCCTCCGATTCAGAAGATGACAAAAGGTTAGTGTGTTGTTTCTCCCTTTTACACCTGTAGGTCACTTGTATGTCATGTTCACTTTGCCTTCCCCTTTTTAAATGATACGATCACAAGAAAACAGAACACCAATGTCCAATAATGTTACAAGTGGCGCAGCGacctaaggcactgtatctcggTGGaaaaccaggctgtatcacatccggccgtgattgggactcccatagggcggcgcacaattggcccagcatcgtccggggtaggccgtcattgtaaataagaacttgttcataactgatttgcctagttaaataaaggtacaatttaaaaACGGCTTATTTGCTTTAGCACTGGAGGGTGCTAAATCACCGTTGGCGAGGTGGAGAGCTGGTCTTTGGTTCCATCTCAAAAGATGGGTTTTTGCCAACCTGCAAATGTTCTGTCAACAATTAGACTTTGTATGCTTGGTAGAAACATAGAACAGGTTGTACCCTTACTAGGGACGTGTCAGTTAGTGTCCAGCTGCTGTATTCTGTGGTAATACAAgactgataaaaaaataaaataaaatttaaaagcAGGCTTGGGATGTTTAGCAGCAGGAAGAGATAGTCTTAGTTAAAATAAGGTGTAGGGTTGATTTTTGAACTGAGTGAATGCATCATCCAGCCCATGTCATGCTTATCTTGTTTGGGGGGGCGGCCTTATTTACTATTCTCCTATGGAACCCAGATAGTTATCCTTTTATAGATGAGGCAATGGTTTGTATCATAACATTCAGTGTATTCCTAATGTATCTTCCTCAGCTTACTTTGACCCCTGCCTATTAGTCTCAATCATTGATTGTGTGTTTCTTTACTCCTCAGGCGCAGAAAGGACCACCGTCATCATAATCCATCATGCCTCAGTCAGACTGGAGCCAGACCCCATGACAGCCATTCAAAGGGGGGACCAAAGGGTGAAcgccaccccctctcctctcaacgACGCCAGCAGAGGCATGACACACACTCCTCCCACAGGGAGTCCCCTGTCCCCCGCCCCCGTGCCAGCCACAAGGCAGCCCATGCTGCTCTGACACAAAGCCACAGGCGGCGCCATGACACAGACTCTGACGATTAATACCCCCCCCCACTCAATCAGACACATTGACGGAGAGGAGTGCTCTAGCCCACAGCAGAGCAGCTTGACTGGCCTATGGACTGTCCTCATGTACTTCTGGACTGGACTCAAGGGCTGTGGTTGAGAACAGTAGGTCAATCTGTAGGCTACTCCTCAAACCACTAGCAGGCTTGTGGCCTTATTTGAACTGACTAGGTTTTATTTGTGTTGAATTTTGAATTGTTAAATTTGTTTCTATTGGTATTTTATTTTTCTGAAACAGctcaaatgtattttatgatCTGTGTCTAGCTACCACTATTCATGCAATTGAATCAGGGACCACCGAAAGCAAGTTAAGTGCATGTGTTCTTGGTGCTGAAAATAAGTTAGTCAATACAAACTATTGCTGTCCAAGACATTAAATCCGGCGTGACACTTGCCcattaaaacatgtatttaaatGTGTGCCAACACCTAAATGTTACAGAGTCTCCTCTTTGGTTTGTCAGTCTTGTCATCAGTTGAGAATATTCACTTCTCTCCATCCCACTGTGCCTCACTACTCAGCATTTTTGCTCCTTTTCCTCTATCAAGCAAGAACTCCTTTGCCCCATCACTCCTTTCTGTTCTAGGTTCAGTTGCCTGCCTCCCTGGCTGGGGTAAGATACAATGCACTCCAGTGGTCATAATGGAG contains:
- the lg30h1orf35 gene encoding multiple myeloma tumor-associated protein 2, which codes for MFGASRSGGVRGGQDQFNWDDVKGDKHRENYLGNSLMAPVGRWQKGKDLTWYTKDKKGGVKPMSREEELAAVKAAEQEALLAALGHKNIKRQPSGLTKEDLADVCRREDAEAEDRDVDRVSGLGSSGATSRKMVFSQQEKEAAKIGLSVFTHHKTEGKSGNQEASARKTSANTEKQDVDQRHDSSKKKEKKRKKKKRQRRDSSSSDSEDDKRRRKDHRHHNPSCLSQTGARPHDSHSKGGPKGERHPLSSQRRQQRHDTHSSHRESPVPRPRASHKAAHAALTQSHRRRHDTDSDD